The Chanos chanos chromosome 6, fChaCha1.1, whole genome shotgun sequence genome includes a region encoding these proteins:
- the LOC115814930 gene encoding olfactory receptor 51E1-like, whose protein sequence is MDYITNITYLTLEGHIELQKYKYIYFSITLTVYILIFCCNTVIIWLIYTNQSLHEPMYIFIAALFFNAIFGTTALYPKLLSDFLSDSQVISYPACLVQAFLIYTYGASEFLLLSAMAYDRYVSITKPLQYATLVKMSTVKKMIFFSWLLPASEMSVMAILTFRLKLCKFRLNRIYCDNYSVVKLSCGDTSANNYYGVAILIIAVFPAVIFIIFSYIKILAICLKSSKDFQKKALQTCLPHLLIFVNFSVNCIFEIINNRLQSDIPHVVQIITSIEFLVIPPLFNPVIYGIKLQEILCRIKKLFCSK, encoded by the coding sequence ATGGATTATATAACCAACATTACATACCTCACTCTTGAAGGACATATTGAATTACAGAAgtacaaatatatttattttagtaTTACACTCACAGTGTACATACTTATATTTTGTTGTAATACTGTTATCATTTGGCTCATATATACAAATCAGAGTCTTCATGAGCCAATGTACATATTCAttgctgctttgtttttcaatgCTATTTTTGGAACTACTGCACTTTACCCAAAACTACTGAGTGATTTTCTTTCGGACAGTCAGGTAATCTCTTATCCAGCTTGTCTAGTCCAGGCATTTTTAATTTATACATATGGTGCTTCAGAATTCTTACTGTTATCAGCAATGGCCTATGACAGGTACGTTTCTATCACTAAACCACTACAATATGCGACGCTTGTCAAAATGTCCACTGTGAAAAAgatgatatttttttcatgGCTTCTCCCTGCAAGTGAAATGTCTGTAATGGCAATATTAACATTCAGGCTAAAACTGTGTAAATTTAGACTAAACAGAATTTATTGCGATAATTATTCAGTTGTCAAGTTAAGCTGTGGAGACACATCCGCAAACAACTACTATGGTGTGGCAATTTTAATCATAGCCGTGTTCCCAGCAGTGATATTCATCATTTTCTCCTACATTAAGATACTTGCAATTTGTTTAAAGAGCTCAAAAGATTTTCAGAAGAAAGCTTTACAGACATGTTTGCCACACCTTTTAATATTCGTTAACTTCTCAGTCAACTGTATATTTGAAATTATTAACAACAGACTACAATCAGATATACCCCACGTTGTCCAGATCATTACATCCATAGAATTTTTAGTGATTCCCCCCCTGTTCAATCCAGTTATCTATGGAATAAAACTGCAAGAGATTTTATGTAGGATTAAGAAACTCTTTTGCTCAAAATGA